The genomic segment CACCGGCGCCTGCGAGCCCAGACCCTGGTCACCGAGCGACATCCGAAGCCGTTCGGCCAGCCTGCCCAGCCGCAGCCCGACCCGCCGGGCCAGCACGTACGGGCCCTCGTAGACCGTGCCGCCCCCGGCGACGTACGACTGCTTGATCCGCCGTACGAGGTCAGGGTCGGGAACCGCGGTCCCCCGCCGGGCGAACTCCACCATCGCCTGCGCCGCCTCCAAACCCGCACTGTCGGGCCCGGCCATGTCCCAGTCGATCAGCACCGGCCCACCCGCCGCGACCATGACATTCCACGGTTCGACATCCCGATGCGTCATCACGAAATCCCCGGCATCGGCCAGCCCGCGCTCCACCCACCGCCCCGCCTCGACGATCACATCCAGCCGCTCCCGGAGCACCCCGGCCCAGACCTTCCCCGCGCGCTCACCCGCCGCGAGCCATCCGGCCCAGAGTTCCCGGTCACCGAGCCGATACCACTCCGGCACCCCACCACCGCCACCCACCGGCGCGATGCTGTGCAGCCTGGCCAGCGTGTCGCCCAGCCATTCCGACACGTCGTCGTTGTCGTCGAGCTCACGCCCGTCCACCCATTCATAAGCCCGTACGAGCCCCAGCCCCTCGACCGACGCCGCCACCCCGACCGCGGCCACCACCGGTTCGAGCCGCCGCGGCACGGCCACACCCGCCCGCCCGGCCGCCCCCTCGAACTCCATGGCCGCCGCAAAGCCTTCCAGCCAACCCTCGGCGGCCACGTGCTTGACCAGCACCGAGCCGTCCGCCGTGTCCAGGCGCCAAGTCCGCGAACTCCGAAAGCTGAGCGGCACCAGCCCGCCCCGAACCGCCTCCAGCCCGAACGCTGCGGCGACCTCCTCCGCCTCCGGTCCGCACATTTCTCCTGCCATCGCTCACCCCGTTCCGCCGGCCGTTCTCCATTACGTCGCCGCGGTTCTCGGCCAGCCGGGCGCCGACCGCCCTGATGCTCCCCCAACTACCCGAGCAACCGGCTGATCCGGTTCCGCCACGGACAGCCGTCCCCACCGATCACCGCTGCGCCGTCCCGCACACCCCGTCGTCGCGCACAGTGCCACCGTGTCACGCACCACCGCGCCGTGCCGATCACTGTCGCCGTGCCGCTCGGTGCCATAGCGCCGTCCCGCAGGCCACCGCTGCGCCGCGCCGCCGCATTCCGTTGACCACCCCGGTTGAGCATTGACGGCCTGGGGGACCGGGCGCAGTGGAGGGTGGCTACGGGGTGACTGGCACGTCGTTCACCGACAGCCGGCACCGCGTCGCACTGGATCGTCCGGCGGCCGGGCGGTAACCGCATCGGCGATGAGGCTGTGCGGCCGCCTCGCGGACACGGCCGTCCGGCGCCTGCTCACTCGTTCTGGCGCGAGGCCGCAGCTGGACCCAATATGGCTGCCATCAGAGCCAATGATCCTGCGGTGCCATGCGCATGAGGGGCGCGGTGCCATGCGCGTAAGTGGCCGAGCCCCGCACGGCCTGGCTGCTTTGCGGCTGTCTCAGCCCGCGGCCAGCCACGCCATTTCATGACCGGCGCGAGTCGGCCCATCCGCTAGCGACTCCAGCCGTTCGCCGCCCTTGTGCTCAGCCGCCGGCGAACGGGGGTAGGACGTCGATCGTGGCGTCGGCCGGTAGGGGCGCCTTCTGGTCGTGGCAGGTCAGCCCGTCGACCAGGAAGCTGGCCGCTTTGAGCACCACACCGAGGCGTTCGCCGTGGCGGTCGGTCAGCAGCTGTTTGAGTTCTTCGAGCGTCTCGGCCTCGAGGTCTTCGCTGCGCGTCCCGCCGGCTGCGGCCCGCGCGCCGGCGAAGTACCGAACGGTCAGGGCAGCCACGGGCGCCTCCGATCAAGGGCAGAGGGGCGGTGGAACATGTCAGCCGCCGATGGCCGACATGGGCCGGGTGGGCTGCAGGAACGTGGGGTCGTCGATGCCATGACCCGCCCGCTTCCCGCTCATGGCGACCCGCCACGCCTCGGCCACTTCGGCATCGGTGGCGCCGTCGCGGAGGAGTTTGCGGAGGTCGCTCTCGTCGCGCGCGAACAGGCAGTCGCGGACCTGGCCGTCGGCGGTCAGGCGGGTGCGGTCGCAATCGCCGCAGAAGGGCCTGGTGACACTGCCGATCACGCCGACCCGAGCCGGATTTCCGGCGGCGTCGACGTAACCCGGGACCAACCACGTCTCAGCCGGCGCCGTTCCACGTGAAACCGAATCCGGCCGCAGCCCGTACGGGGAGAGCGACGTCAGGATCTCGTCGGCCGTGACCATCGTGTGCCTGTCCCACTGATGTTGGGCGTCGAGCGGCATCTGCTCGATGAAGCGCAGCTGATAACCGTGATCGAGGGCGAACCGCAGCAGCGCGGGCGCCTCGTCGTCGTTGATGCCGCGCATGAGCACCGTATTGATCTTTACGGGCGTGAGCCCGGCCGAGGCCGCTGCGGCCAGTCCACGCAGCACGTCGGCCAGCCGGTCGCGCCGGGTCAGGGCCTGGAAGCGGGAGGCGTCGAGCGTGTCGAGTGAGACATTGACGCGGTTGAGCCCGGCGTCGCGCAGGGGTGCCGCCAGTCGTTCAAGCCCGATGCCGTTCGTCGTGAGCATCAGCTCGGGCCGGGGCGTCAGCGCGGCCGCGGCCCTCACGATGCCGACCAGCCCGCGTCGCAGCAGCGGCTCGCCACCGGTGAAGCGCACGTCCCGAATGCCCAAGGTCTCGACCGAGATCCGGATCAGCCGGTTCACCTCGTCGTCGGTGAGCTGCTGCTCCCGCGGCATCCAGGCCAGGCCCTCCTCGGGCATGCAGTAAGTGCAGCGCAGATTGCAGCGGTCGGTCAGCGACACGCGCAGATCGGTCGCCACTCGCCCGAACCGGTCGGCGAGCGGGATCGGGACTCTCCCACGCGTGTTCACAGATCGAATCTAGCCGTTTCCCGCGCCGACGACCGTAACCGAGATCGCCCTGTGGACAACCGCCTCGCCTACCACGCGCGAACTGTGGACAAAGCGGCCGCATGGACGTCGGCGCGATAGCTCCCCCCGAACGCCGCCGTGTGCACGAGCAACAGGTGCAGCTGGTGCAGCGGCACCCGCTCCCGCCACCCCTCGGCCAGCGGAAACACTTCCCCGTACGCGGCCAGCACCGTCGACAGGTAGGGCAGGCCACCGAAGAGAGCCAGTTCGGCCAGGTCGGTCTCGCGGTGACCGCCGTGGGCGGCCGGGTCGACGAGCCGGGCCCGTCCGTCGGCGGCCCACAGCACGTTGCCGGGCCAGAGGTCACCGTGCGTGCGACTGGGGGCCTGCTCATCACCGCCGTACGAGGGAAGGTTTTGCATGACCTGCTCCACGAGCGCG from the Paractinoplanes abujensis genome contains:
- a CDS encoding aminoglycoside phosphotransferase family protein; amino-acid sequence: MAGEMCGPEAEEVAAAFGLEAVRGGLVPLSFRSSRTWRLDTADGSVLVKHVAAEGWLEGFAAAMEFEGAAGRAGVAVPRRLEPVVAAVGVAASVEGLGLVRAYEWVDGRELDDNDDVSEWLGDTLARLHSIAPVGGGGGVPEWYRLGDRELWAGWLAAGERAGKVWAGVLRERLDVIVEAGRWVERGLADAGDFVMTHRDVEPWNVMVAAGGPVLIDWDMAGPDSAGLEAAQAMVEFARRGTAVPDPDLVRRIKQSYVAGGGTVYEGPYVLARRVGLRLGRLAERLRMSLGDQGLGSQAPVAVEQRATEQIAEMPAFFRYLRNYRP
- the moaA gene encoding GTP 3',8-cyclase MoaA, whose protein sequence is MNTRGRVPIPLADRFGRVATDLRVSLTDRCNLRCTYCMPEEGLAWMPREQQLTDDEVNRLIRISVETLGIRDVRFTGGEPLLRRGLVGIVRAAAALTPRPELMLTTNGIGLERLAAPLRDAGLNRVNVSLDTLDASRFQALTRRDRLADVLRGLAAAASAGLTPVKINTVLMRGINDDEAPALLRFALDHGYQLRFIEQMPLDAQHQWDRHTMVTADEILTSLSPYGLRPDSVSRGTAPAETWLVPGYVDAAGNPARVGVIGSVTRPFCGDCDRTRLTADGQVRDCLFARDESDLRKLLRDGATDAEVAEAWRVAMSGKRAGHGIDDPTFLQPTRPMSAIGG
- a CDS encoding MoaD/ThiS family protein, coding for MAALTVRYFAGARAAAGGTRSEDLEAETLEELKQLLTDRHGERLGVVLKAASFLVDGLTCHDQKAPLPADATIDVLPPFAGG